One Alphaproteobacteria bacterium genomic window, GCTGGGTTTCAGCGGGTAGTGCATCGCGCTGCGGTACATGTGCAATCGGCAGGAAAGCTGGAAGTGACAGGTGCCAATGTGTTAGTGGCCATGTTCTCTGAACGCGAAAGTCATGCGCTGTATTTTCTGCAAGAGCAAGGGCTCACACGTTTAGATGTAGTGAACTATATATCGCATGGCGTAGTGAAATATGGCGATTTCATGCGCATTGGCAGTATCCGCGCTGAGATGAATGAAGATGACGATGAAAGCGCCAAAAACAACGCGGCAAAAGCGGGCGCTACTCAAGGCACAGTAAATAAAAAAGATGGCGGACAGGAAGCACTCAAGCAGTATTGCGTAAACCTAAACCGTAAAGCCGAAGAAGGCAAAACCGACATTTTGGTGGGACGTGAAGAAGAAATTGAACGTACCGTACAGGTGTTATGCCGTCGTACCAAAAACAATCCAATTTTTGTTGGCGAGGCAGGCGTGGGCAAAACCGCTATTGTTGAAGGTCTGGCGCAACGTATAGTGCGCAAGGAAGTGCCGGATGTGCTGCGCAAAGCGATTATCTATTCGCTGGATATGGGTGCACTATTGGCGGGAACGCGCTATCGCGGCGATTTTGAAGAACGCATGAAAGCCGTGATTTCCGATGTGGAAAAAATGCCCGGTGCGATATTATTTATTGATGAAATACACACCATCATTGGTGCTGGCTCAACAAGCGGCGGTGCGCTGGATGCGTGCAACCTGCTGAAACCTGCGCTTGGGCGAGGGAATTTCCGCTGTGTAGGATCAACTACTCACAAAGAATATACCAATTATTTTGAAAAAGACCGTGCCTTAGTGCGCCGTTTCCAAAAGATTGATGTGAATGAGCCTTCCATCGAAAATACGTATAAAATTCTTTCTGGTCTTAAGCCATATTATGAAGAACATCATAATGTGCATTATACCCAAACTGCACTGAAGGCTGCGGTGGATCTTTCTGCACGCTATATCTACGATCGCAAATTACCCGATAAAGCGATTGATGTGATAGATGAAGCAGGAGCTGCGCAAATGCTTGTGCCAAAAAACAAACGCAAAAAAACCATTAATGTGCGCGAGATAGAAGAAATTATCGCCAAAATGGCACGTATGCCGGCCAAGAATGTATCGCTGGATGATAAAGAAATTCTGCGTAATCTCGAAAAGAATCTGAAGCTGGTTGTTTTTGGACAAGACAATGCGATTGATGCACTTGCAAGCGCCATTAAAATGTCGCGGGCAGGGCTGCGCGAAGATGAAAAACCCATTGGTTGCTATTTGTTCTCTGGCCCCACAGGCGTGGGAAAAACCGAAGTGGCAAAGCAACTTGCTGATATCATGGAAATGAAACTGCATCGTTTTGATATGTCGGAATACATGGAAAAACACACGGTATCACGGTTGATTGGAGCGCCTCCGGGCTATGTGGGGTTTGATCAGGGCGGTATGCTTACTGATGCCGTAGACCAGCATCCGTATTCGGTGGTGCTGCTGGACGAGATTGAAAAGGCGCATCCGGATGTATTTAATTTGCTGTTGCAGGTAATGGATAACGGTACGTTGACCGATCATAATGGCAAGGTTGTGAATTTCCGCAATTGCGTCATTATTATGACCAGCAATGCAGGAGCGGCTGAAATGAGCCGTCCACCGGTAGGATTCAGCCGCGAAGAACGCTCGGGTGAGGATAAAGAGGCGATCAATCGCCTATTTACCCCAGAATTCCGCAACCGTTTGGATGCCATTATCGGCTTTGAACACCTGACGCCTGCTGTGGTTGCTTATGTGGTGAACAAGTTCATTTATAAGCTTGAGTCACAGCTTTCTGACCGGAATGTCACGATAGAGCTAGACAAAAAATCCCGCAAATGGCTGGCAGATAAAGGCTATGACCGTGCGAATGGCGCCCGCCCGCTGGCGCGCTTGATTGCAGAAAAAATCAAGAAGCCACTAGCAGAAGAAGTGTTATTTGGCAAACTGAGCAAAGGCGGCGTGGTTGAGGTAACGGTGGATAAAGGCGATGAATTAGCATTCGAGTTTCCGCAAGGAAAAATCGCCAGCCGCAAGCCACGTAAACAGCTGACGGATCAATCGAAAAACAATAAAAAAGATAAGCCCGAGGAAGAACTGGCGGACTGAACAATATTAGCGTGAGTGGCCGGGATTGGGATCTTGCTCATTATAAGGCGTAGAACCATTTCCGATTCTTTCCCCCCAACTTGTATCTGTTTTAGCCAGAGCTTTTTCCAATTCTTTAAGCTGTGCTGAAAAACCACCTACTATATTGTCTTCTTGCTCTGTATCACGAGCACGTTTAGGGGCTTGTTCTCCCGTTATAGCTGCTAGGCCATTATCTATATCCTGCTGCGATACTGCGCGTTCGCCTAATATGACTTCGCGTGTATCCTCAGTTAACTCAAAGCCTGGGAGTTCAGTATATTTCTCCATTTTATTGTGTAGCTCTTTACGAACATTATCAGGAAGTTCGCTGATATTTGCTTCGCTGATCTCATCATGTGTAATTTTAGTGAGAGAGAAACCATTTACGGTGCCTTGCTTGTTTTCGATATCCGCTAATTCTACTTTATAAACGGTGTCGGTAGAAAAATCATCCACTTGGAAACTCAGTTCCAGACCATTTTTTTGTGCTGTAGCGGTGGTAGAAACCTGCCATTCAGGACCGGTGCGCGATGTATTTGCTGGTGGAGTATGGTCTTCCTCCTCATTTACTAATGGGGTTGACGGGGGAAGTATGTCTTTATTTTGAACTGGATCCAGTAAATCATCTACGGACAGGTTGCTTGCCCCTATAAAATATTCTTGTGCTTGGTCGCTTAAAGTAGCACCCGCTTGATTGAGCCGCGCTTTAGTAATTTCAAGCAATCCTGTGCGAATTTCATCGGGTAAATCCACATCTAATGGATCCACATCTGTTACAGCAGTAATATGTTCCTGAGTTTCTTGGTCGTTATGTGCCATTGGCTGGGTTAGCAGATCTATTGTATTATATTGTTGTGTTTTCTCGTCAAAACCATCTAGATGCGCCCAATAATATTTATCATTTTTGCTATCGTAGGCGGCGGCGTTAATGCTTAGATAATCGCCGCGAGAAAAAACGGCTTCACCGATTTCCCAGTTTTCTTTAGCGTCAGTTTGTAGATAATCTTCATAGACTTCTAAGTTGCTCGGCACAGCATTAAATTGTTCAGTCATAGCAAATCCTTTAATTTCGTATGTAATTTAGCATATGCAGATGACAATTTTATTACGGGAATAAAAAAAGGCGGCATGTAGCCGCCTTTTTTGTGTTGTTTTAAATGGATCAGGCGGCGCTGGTTTGCTTTTTGGCGTTTTCAATGCCTTCTTCAATCAGTTTGGCTGCTTCTTCGGGGCCAACCCATTTATTTACTTTTACCCATTTATTAGGCTCTAAATCTTTGTAATGCTCAAAAAAGTGGGTGAGGGCACCACATACGATTTCTGGCAGATCTTTATAAGATTTTACGCCTGAATAAAAGGAATGTAGCTTATCTACAGGTACGGCGAGGATTTTTTCATCATGGCCGGATTCATCTTCCATAAGCAGCGCACCAATGGGACGAGAGCGAATTACGGAGCCTGGCACAACCGGCATATGCGTAATTACAATCACATCTACCGGATCGCCATCATCCGACAAGGTGTGAGGAATAAAGCCGTAGTTTTCGGGATACACCATTGAGGTGTGCAAAAAGCGGTCTACAAACAATGCGCCGGAATCTTTATCGATTTCGTATTTAATGGGCAGGCCGCCCTTAGCGATTTCGATAATTACATTAACGTCGTTAGGCGCATCTTTGCCAATGCTGATTTTGCTGATATCCATAACAGAAGCCTTTATTTGGGGTGTAGATTAATGCCCCTGTTGTACGCGAAAAGGCACCAAAATCAACAAAAATATAAGAATTATAAAATTGCCAAAATATTTTCGGGTGGGCGACCAATGGCGGCTTTATCGCCATGAACTACAATTGGACGCTCAATAAGTATGGGGAATTCACACATATATTCAATCAAACCTTCTTCGGTTACGCGGCTGGAGAACAAATTCAGCTCGGCATATTTTGGCTCGTTAGTGCGAATAATCTGTGTGGCGTTCATGCCGAGTTTTTCTAAAATCTGCATAAGTTGCTGTGGCGTGGGTGGGTTTTTTAAATATTCAATGACTTCCGGATCAAAGCCTTTTTCTTTAAGCAACTCAAGCGTCTTGCGAGATTTTGTGCAGCGGGGATTATGATAGATAGTGATAGAAGACATATAATTTCACTTACTTAATGGAGAAAATCAGGGCGCATCCATTTTGCTTTTCGTTCACACTATAGTCAAGCTGGGTAGTGTAGCCTGCACCATTGGGATCGGAGGCTTCAAAGCAATCGGCCACGGTATTGGCATCGGCAGCGTAATCTCCTGCGGCAATAATACTACCGCTGGCAGGGAGGCCATCATCGAATTTATTATCTAACGAATCGGCATCCTGAGGAGGAATGATAGGCTGCATGGCATAATATCCTTCATATTGCGCCCCTAAAACCAATACATTGCCATAGTTAATTTCGGTAAATATCCACACATTATCGGCGGCAATAAAACGACACATGCCTTTGGTAAAACCGCCGCTGGCACTTATGCTGCGGCATGTGCCTGTGGCTTCGGTGCTATGGGGAATGTTAAGGATGCTCCAGCCTGCAGCTTTGTTGTAGTTTGAGCGTGGGATGTTGGTGCCAACCACTGCATCACGATCGCTTGCAGCGCCGGGAACGCCAGTAACTTCGGCACGCAGCAAACCCATATTATGCAAGTGGTTCCATGCATAAAAACCTTCAGCTTCTTCGCCGCTTAATCCTAGGGTTGTAGTGGTGGGAGCAATGAGCTGATTGCCGTTCCCGTTGCAGGTTTCGGTGCCTACGCCAGCATCATCAGGGCAGGTGTCGCCGCTGTTAGTGTCGCCTACTGCGCCCCAGATATACTCGGCATTATTCATGTCGCCGGGTAGTGCGTGAAAGCGCTCTTGAAATGCGGCAATAGCCGTACGGTATTCATTCACTTCGGTGTTAATGGATTTTAACTCCATCGAGCGAATAAGATTTGCCCCTGCGAAAATCCCTCCGGTAAGTAATCCTAAAATTACTAAAACTACGGAAATTTCTAAAAGGGTGAATCCTGAACGTGATGTAGCGTTATGCATAAGAAGCTTCGTTTAAAAGGCGTTGTAAAAAATGGGTGTACACACCGCCTGATCCATATCAGCGTTGACGACATAATCAGCATCTCCACTAACCATTGCAGTAGCGACTGATATTTCATAAAACGCCGTGCCTGGTGTACCTAAAATGCTAGCGTCTGTGCAATTGGGGTTGCCAAATAAATTGACGCGTAAAATACCTTTTAGAGGCTTGCCATCATCTATTTTAATATCTATTCCCAAAGTATCTGCTGCGGAGATGATAGGATTAATACCATCGCTATCCGGTTCCCCACTATACTCTAACGTGCGGCTAGACATGCCGACATAAGACCAATCTGACCCAGAAGAAAAGTAAACTAATTGTCCATACGTGCCAAATAACCAGCGGGCGCTGCCAATTTTACCTTCAGGCACATTTTGACCAACGATTTGTGTTAACCCATCATTCAGGCCGCTATATGTTCCATCTACTAGCCCTGCATTGCTCAAATGCTGCCATGCCAATAATGTTTCGTTGATTGCATCGCCGCTTACATCATATTTTTCATAAACGCCGTTACCATTACCACTACATGTGGCCGACATGGATGTGTCGGCGCCACTGCATGCGGTGGAGATGCCCCAATTATCGGTGGCTGTTGCGTGATCGCCCGGATAGGCGTTGTAACGGGTTGTATAGCTATTAACCATGGCAACGTATTTTTCTTTTTCGTTTACAATGGAACGCAGTTCATAACTATGAAGCAGTGATTGGCCCGCGAAAATGCCACCAGCAACTAAGCCGAGAATTACCAGCACGATAGAAATTTCAACCAGAGTAAAGCCATGTTGAAATTGCGGATTGCGTATGGATGTTGTTGTTGGTTGCATTAGCGGCCTACAATGTTTTTAAATATTATTGTGCAGGTAGGCGTTTCTAATCCTTGCGTATAAGTTGCGGTATCCGTGTCGCTATTGATTGCAGAAACGTTACGTGCGGTCGCACAGCCGCCCAGTTGGGTTACAATATTCCCTTTGCCTGCCATGCCGTCGTCGTATTTTTCGTCAAGGGAACGCATTTCGGCTGGATATAATATGCTAGTGAATACAGCACTATCGCCTAGTGCAGATTGTGAAGGGTTAATGCCTAATACCAATATATGGCCATAACGGGCGTTGAAAAATGCGCTGCTTCCCGAAACGTTGCCTACCGAATCGCCCAGCCAAAATAATCCCCATTTTCCGGTGGGTATATCAGATTGTGGCTCATCATTCACCCCATTGAACTTGCCTTTAATCAGCTCAGCATTGCTTAGATGCTGCCATATGCGATACCGCTCGGCCTCTTGACCCACAGGGCCAATTTTGCCATCAGCATTACCATCACAAGTAGCTTTGCCGGTTTCGGCCACGGCGCAACTTGCCGCAGCACCCCATAATTCGGTGGCGCGGCGAAAATCGCCGGGTTTGGCAGAAAAGCGATCGGTAAATTGTGTGATTGCGGCATCGAAGGTGTTTTTTTCTTCGATCATGTTTTTGATGCGGGTAGAGCGGATTAAGTCGCGCCCTACTAAAACACCACCTGCGATTACGCCAATGATAACCAGCACAATGGAAAGCTCCACCAGTGTGAAGCCTCGTTGTTGTGGCTTAGATGAATAAGGCGTTGTGGCTGTCAATAGTGTATTAACCATTCATATGCTATAGTGTCGTTAATGAACTTTTTAAAACCGAAGATGCAGCAGGGCATTTTTTATTACCTATAACCCTGAATCATTTTCATTTTACAGTAAATTAAATGATAAGCAAACAGTTAAACATGACGGTATTTTGCCAAAGGCTTGTAATGGCTATCTTCTTGTGTTTTATGGCGTGGCCTATGTACGCACAGGAAGGCGAAATGGTCTATGTGAATAGCGGAACAGGATTTTTTGTCAGTAACAGTGGCCATGTGATTACAAACCACCATGTGGTTGAAGGCTGCAAAGAGGTGGTATTACAAGGAGCCGTGCCTCGTAGTATGGGCAAAGTGGTGGCGGTAGATAAAGATTATGATTTGGCGCTGATTAAGGCCAAAGATCGCCCGCGCCGTATTGCTACGATTCGCCATCCTGATGCAAGCAAATTGCGTATGAACGAACCGTTATTGGTAATGGGTTATCCGTTAGACAGTTTTAAAACCGCGCAATATCAAATAGAAGAAGCAAGAATTGTTGGTTTGAAAGGCCCCACAGAAGAACCGCATTGGATACAATTCTCGGATTCCGCGCAGCATGGCAATAGCGGTGGCCCTTTGCTTGATTCAAGTGGAAATGTGGCAGGAGTTGTGGTGGGAAAATCACAACTGGTACAGGAGCGTGGACGTAATGGCCGACCCGAGGTGATTCAACGTTCTGATGTGGCAATAAGCCTGCCTATACTCATGCGGTTTTTAGACCGGCATTACATTGCCTATCGCTTTAACGGATCATATTCATTCCGACTGAGTAAGCAGGTGGAAGATATGGCTAAGGGCTATATTGTCAATGTGCTGTGCTATCAGGGTGAAATGCCGGCGTAGCGTCACTAAAGTTTCACATACAAGCACTTGAGTACGTTAGCCTATGTACTTATACTTGGGCGCATATTAAACACTGGCAGTATTGTATAATGCTGCTGATTTACAGGTGAGATCAATATTTGATGCAGGATAAATTCACAGATAACGCAGCCCTATTAGCGGTTGAGGCTATTGACAACAACGACGTCGAAGCAATTAATCAATTGTTTGAGCAAGGTATGCATCCCGATTTGTTATTGGGCGAGGGGGTTAAGAAAACTCTTGGCGCGACATTGGCCGTGAAATTGGACGATCCCGCCATATTTAATAGCTATGTAGAGCATGGCGCAAATCTGGATCATTATAGCGGTGCGGCGGATACTAATCCGCTGCATGCCAGTGTGTTAAATAACGATATTCGCGGTGTAGATCGTGCGTTGGCTGCCGGAACAAATGTTGCCAAAACCAAAGTTATGCAAGGCTTGGTGAATAATGCCGCGCCTGAGGGAGAGGTGCTATCGCATGTGATTGATGGCGGTGGATGGAAGGCGCTTGATGTAGAAAAAGGTGTGCATAACAAGGTGTCGGATCGTTTAACACAGGCAATTGCTAATAGTGAAGAGGCAGGAAACCACGCACGGGTAGAAAGTTTAAGCAATATTCTCGAGGTGGTAGAATCTTATGAAACTATGCCGCGTATTCAGATAGATGAGCATTTAACAAAAGCGGTATTGTTTGAAAAAGACGATAAAGGACAAACGCCTTTATCGCATCCCGAACCTTGGGCGCGGTGGAAAGAAGTTACTGCGCAATTAGCAGAAAATGGGGAGGCTATGACACATGAAGATTTGCAGCAAGACGTAGGCAACGGTAAAACCGGATTGCAACGCGCTGCAGAATGCTTTGTGCAGCCAGAGGCCGAAATTGCTGATAAAGCAACAAGTTGGGCGAGAAGAACACAGCAAGCTGCACCCACTAGTCGCGGTTCATCACTTGCCTGAAAAGCATATTCATGCTCTAGCCATATAAAATAACTCATCAAAATTATAATTTGCTTCACGAGGTGGCGGCGAACATGTCGCTATCAAACAATATTAGCGCGGCAAAGCTTATGTTGTGTTTTGTCGGTGCAATTTATACGTCGCTTACATTTTCTATGAAACCGTGGTTGCTGCACAATGCAGATGTAAGAACTCAGAAGATAGCTGTGAGGGCGCATGCGCGCAGTCTCTTATTCTGCGACCCTTCCGGCCAGTGCAATATCATGTTGAAATAACATCTATACCGCTTGTGCTGATATTCAGCCAAGCGTTGGGTTTAGAGGTTTATCACGCTGGATTGCAATTCGGCACTATATTCATGGGATTCAAATTATGATGTTATTTCCTTTCGGGCATTTTTATGCACCTGACGATGCATTTTCGCCACTATCCCTATCACCCTCCTTCTGGATGGACCCGAGTGACGAAACTACGATTACGCATAGCGCTAACGCGGTGAGTGCGATTAGCGATAAGAGCGGCAATGCTAACCACCCCTCCGGCATTACGGATGTGGTAACGGGCGGGAGCATTAAAACTAAGAATGCGCTGGTATTTAATGGCACTAGCAGTGTGATTACATTGCCTTCCAGCCTGTATGGCGTTCCGGCAGGAAACAACACCGTGTTTGTGGTGTTTCAGTCCGATTCTGCCTCGGCTACAAGTCGCCGTTTGTTCAGCGGCACTACATCGGGAACGCGTTGGGGGCTGTTGCTGGAATGGCAGAACACAGAGTTTTCTGTGGTGAATGCAAATTCATACAATCCGCTTACCATTACCAATGCGCCCAACACTGATATTCACGTTGCAGGGTTAATGCGCGAGGGAACAACGCTCACCTCGATTATGGATGATGCGGAAACAACAGCGGCAAAAGGTGCGGATGTGACAGCTACCGCGCTTACCATAGGTAACTATCCTATAACGCCTAATGGTTTTTACTCCGGTGCGATTGGCGAGGTGTTGATCTTTCCACGGGCGCTTACAGCGGCTGAGAAATCCGAGGTGGTTACTTACCTGATGCAAAAATGGACATATATCCCGCTTTACGATCTGGCTACCTCAGGCAGCGTTGCGGCTAATGGCGCGATTGTGCCGCTGCTGAATTTCCCTTCAGGAGTGTATGATTCCTCGCAAGATACCACCTTTTTGGCATGGCAGGACACGCCGGACGGAACAAACACCAGCTACAGCATTGTGGAATACGATCACGCAGCCGGAACCTTTGGCACAGTGAACACGCAAAATTCTACATCGCTTTACAGTGTATCAAATTATCATGGCCCACCTTCGCTATGCATAGATTATGAAGGCTATGTGCATGTGTTCAACGGCTCTCATAACAGCGATCAGCGCCACAGCGTTAGCAGTGCGGCTTATGATACCAGCACCATGACGCAGCAGACAGATATTGCCGGAAGCTATACCTATCCACGGCCTATTCCTGTGGGCGAGGATATTTATTTATTCTTGCGCGGCAACTATACGGATTTTGATTTGTATCTTCGCAAAACGGCATCGCTTAGCAGTGGCGCAGCAACATGGGACGCGCATGTAGAAATTGCCACCATGGGTAGCTCTACGCGGTTTTATATGGGCGAAGTGAAAGCGGTTGGAACGGATATTTACATTCCGGCGTTTAAGGCCAATATTGGCGATACGCAGCGCGATAATGTGTATTTAATAATTTACGACACTCTCACAAGCGGCGTGAAGAATATTGGCGGGACACATACCGTTGCCAGCGGTAGCTTGCCTGTTTCTGGCGCGGATATGGACACTTATTTCCGTGTACGCGATATGGGAACAAATGAGGCATCCGGCGAGCCAGCTATGGCCATTATTGATGGCAAACCGCATATCGTTTATTGGGAGGGCGTTAACCCCACCTTCACGCTCTATCACATCTATTGGACAGGCTCTGCATGGTCTACGCCAGAAGCGCTGGACACAGGGGCAGGGCGCTATATTGGCGTAACGCTGGCCACCCATGCCAACGGAGATTTAGAGGTGTTGTATAACGCAGCACCCACCCGTACCTATCGCCGCATACGCTCCGGCGGCACATGGCAGGACATAGAGCTGGTGTTCGATAATATGGCTGATGTGAATAACAAAATCAGCGCGGTATTAAACGGCAAAGACGAGTTGCTGTATATCACCACAGAGCGTTCACTGAGTACTAGCGATGTAGACGGAACGCATAGAATTTTTGCACTGGGAACGGGCGGGTTTTTGGGGTGATGAATGAAACATATCAGCGAGGAAGACGGAACGGTACGCACGATAGAGATTTTTTCAGATGATATAAGCCGCCACGTTAAATACGAGTTTAGTGATTTCGGCTTTCATCCCCACGATAAAAAAGAGGTGATTTTAGACATGGCGTTTTTGCGGGAGATGCGCAGACAGCAAGAAAAAGCCACCAAAGAAAAAGAGAAATATTTTAATGCGATGTGGGCGTTTGGTGTGACCGTGTTGCAAAAAGTTGGTTCAATCGTGGGCGGCGCAGTGGCTGGCTACATTATTGCAAAAGGGAAGTTTTTATGAGGCCGGTAAAGATATTGAGCATCGAGGATGATCAGGTTCAGGCAGATATGCTGGAATATCACTTGTTGCAATTGAATATGTGCAACGAGGTGGTGACAGCCCCAACCTTGGCAGCGGCGCGAGAGGCTTTGGAATCAGATACATTTGACCTGATTATTTCCGACATTCGCTTGCCCGATGGAAACGGCATTGACTTTATCGAGGAAACTCGCGCCAAGCATCCGCATTTGGCGTTTATTGTGCTGAGTGCTTTGAACGATATGGATTATGTGGCAAAGGCCGACAGACTGGGCGTGGTGCTGTATGTGCGCAAGCCCATTACCGTGGCATTGGTTGCTGAAATTGCCAAGGAGTTTGAAAAAATCAACTTTGGCCTGATGACCAGCGAGGCGGCGCTATGAGCAAGGCAAAAGCAGCCGTAGCGGCGGCTTCACTGGCAGCAATCTTAGGCGGCGTGACCATGTATGGCGATGGTTACGATTTTATCAAACATTATGAAGGCGTGAAGTTGAAGCCTTATGTGGATGTGGCGGGGGTAAAAACCATTTGTGCCGGCCATACCGGATATGGCGTGAACAGGCAGGTTGCTACGCAGGAGTTATGCAACGAATTGATGCACGTGGATTTGGCCAATGCCCATGCGGCTATTGAGCGGCATGTAACCGTGGCACTACCACAAAGCCGAGGCATGGCGCTGTTGAGCTTTGTGTTTAATTTGGGCGAGACGCAATTTAGAAAATCTACCCTGCTTAAAAAGCTGAACGCTGGCAATACCCGCGCCGCTTGCGATGAGCTGATGCGCTGGATTTATGCAGGGGGCAAAGTGCGCCACGGGTTGGTGTTGCGCCGTGCTGATGAGAGGGCGCTATGTTTAATCAACTCGTAACCATTGCTGCTGTGGCATTTATATTGGGCG contains:
- a CDS encoding lysozyme, with the translated sequence MSKAKAAVAAASLAAILGGVTMYGDGYDFIKHYEGVKLKPYVDVAGVKTICAGHTGYGVNRQVATQELCNELMHVDLANAHAAIERHVTVALPQSRGMALLSFVFNLGETQFRKSTLLKKLNAGNTRAACDELMRWIYAGGKVRHGLVLRRADERALCLINS